In a single window of the Balaenoptera acutorostrata chromosome 3, mBalAcu1.1, whole genome shotgun sequence genome:
- the LOC130707528 gene encoding interferon alpha-inducible protein 27-like protein 2, whose product MIKQAAAAAIGGALAVGAVPVVLGAVGFTGAGIAASSLAAKMMSAAAMANGGGVAAGSLVATLQSVGAAGLSTSSNILLGSVGSAFGALLGGAKKAPPSSPPAGPRAEGDQPGENVPQVEPPKLPLSSEKHEK is encoded by the exons ATGATAA aacAGGCAGCTGCTGCTGCGATAGGAGGAG CCCTGGCTGTGGGGGCTGTGCCTGTGGTGCTGGGCGCCGTGGGCTTCACCGGGGCAGGAATCGCCGCCTCCTCCTTAGCGGCCAAGATGATGTCAGCGGCCGCCATGGCCAATGGGGGCGGAGTTGCCGCCGGCAGCCTCGTGGCCACTCTCCAGTCCGTGG GGGCAGCTGGACTCTCCACATCATCCAACATCCTCCTGGGCTCCGTTGGATCAGCTTTTGGGGCTTTGCTTGGAGGTGCAAAAAAGgcacctccttcctctcctccagctGGACCCAGAGCTGAAGGGGACCAGCCAGGAGAAAATGTACCCCAAGTCGAACCTCCAAAACTCCCACTCAGTTCAGAGAAGCATGAGAAATAA
- the LOC103014160 gene encoding interferon alpha-inducible protein 6-like isoform X1, with the protein MKAISLAACIPLGCTSGGWNCYKHPASGLPRTQTSSRPTGQFHIFRKSARLDTVCREPGQSGRGSLWRYLGRTSLAKAAAAVVGGALAVVAVPTVLGAMGFTGAGIAASSLAAKMMSSAAIANGGGVAAGSLVATLQSVGSAGLSLSSRVLLGSAGFDLVSPVVGL; encoded by the exons ATGAAAGCTATCTCTctggctgcctgcattcctttgGGCTGTACTTCAGGTGGGTggaactgctataaacatcctgCCTCAGGCCTTCCCAGAACACAGACAAGCTCAAGACCCACAGGTCAGTTCCACATCTTCAGAAAGTCTGCTCGTTTGG ATACTGTCTGCAGGGAGCCTGGTCAAAGTGGGCGGGGCAGCCTCTGGAGGTATCTTGGCAGGACTTCCTTGG CCAAGGCTGCTGCAGCTGTGGTGGGAGGAG CCCTGGCCGTGGTGGCTGTGCCCACGGTGCTGGGCGCCATGGGCTTCACCGGGGCAGGAATCGCCGCCTCCTCCTTAGCGGCTAAGATGATGTCATCGGCCGCCATCGCCAATGGGGGCGGAGTTGCCGCCGGCAGCCTCGTGGCCACTCTCCAGTCCGTGG GATCAGCTGGACTCTCCCTGTCATCCAGAGTCCTCCTGGGATCTGCTGGGTTTGACCTTGTGTCCCCCGTGGTGGGCTTGTGA
- the LOC103014160 gene encoding interferon alpha-inducible protein 27-like protein 2 isoform X5, whose translation MKAISLAACIPLGCTSGGWNCYKHPASGLPRTQTSSRPTAKAAAAVVGGALAVVAVPTVLGAMGFTGAGIAASSLAAKMMSSAAIANGGGVAAGSLVATLQSVGSAGLSLSSRVLLGSAGFDLVSPVVGL comes from the exons ATGAAAGCTATCTCTctggctgcctgcattcctttgGGCTGTACTTCAGGTGGGTggaactgctataaacatcctgCCTCAGGCCTTCCCAGAACACAGACAAGCTCAAGACCCACAG CCAAGGCTGCTGCAGCTGTGGTGGGAGGAG CCCTGGCCGTGGTGGCTGTGCCCACGGTGCTGGGCGCCATGGGCTTCACCGGGGCAGGAATCGCCGCCTCCTCCTTAGCGGCTAAGATGATGTCATCGGCCGCCATCGCCAATGGGGGCGGAGTTGCCGCCGGCAGCCTCGTGGCCACTCTCCAGTCCGTGG GATCAGCTGGACTCTCCCTGTCATCCAGAGTCCTCCTGGGATCTGCTGGGTTTGACCTTGTGTCCCCCGTGGTGGGCTTGTGA
- the LOC103014160 gene encoding interferon alpha-inducible protein 27-like protein 2 isoform X3 — MKAISLAACIPLGCTSGGWNCYKHPASGLPRTQTSSRPTGQFHIFRKSARLAKAAAAVVGGALAVVAVPTVLGAMGFTGAGIAASSLAAKMMSSAAIANGGGVAAGSLVATLQSVGSAGLSLSSRVLLGSAGFDLVSPVVGL; from the exons ATGAAAGCTATCTCTctggctgcctgcattcctttgGGCTGTACTTCAGGTGGGTggaactgctataaacatcctgCCTCAGGCCTTCCCAGAACACAGACAAGCTCAAGACCCACAGGTCAGTTCCACATCTTCAGAAAGTCTGCTCGTTTGG CCAAGGCTGCTGCAGCTGTGGTGGGAGGAG CCCTGGCCGTGGTGGCTGTGCCCACGGTGCTGGGCGCCATGGGCTTCACCGGGGCAGGAATCGCCGCCTCCTCCTTAGCGGCTAAGATGATGTCATCGGCCGCCATCGCCAATGGGGGCGGAGTTGCCGCCGGCAGCCTCGTGGCCACTCTCCAGTCCGTGG GATCAGCTGGACTCTCCCTGTCATCCAGAGTCCTCCTGGGATCTGCTGGGTTTGACCTTGTGTCCCCCGTGGTGGGCTTGTGA
- the LOC103014160 gene encoding interferon alpha-inducible protein 27-like protein 1 isoform X4, whose protein sequence is MRHAHSLDPGGVLRRSHWLSDSGFRVLRGDAVETQSWDPSRAQTVLLALCWALALAVVAVPTVLGAMGFTGAGIAASSLAAKMMSSAAIANGGGVAAGSLVATLQSVGSAGLSLSSRVLLGSAGFDLVSPVVGL, encoded by the exons ATGAGACATGCGCACAGTCTGGACCCAGGAGGTGTGTTAAGGAGAAGCCATTGGCTCAGCGACTCTGGCTTCCGAGTGCTCCGCGGTGACGCCGTGGAGACCCAGAGTTGGGACCCAAGCAGGGCTCAGACCGTGCTCCTTGCTTTATGCTGGGCCCTGG CCCTGGCCGTGGTGGCTGTGCCCACGGTGCTGGGCGCCATGGGCTTCACCGGGGCAGGAATCGCCGCCTCCTCCTTAGCGGCTAAGATGATGTCATCGGCCGCCATCGCCAATGGGGGCGGAGTTGCCGCCGGCAGCCTCGTGGCCACTCTCCAGTCCGTGG GATCAGCTGGACTCTCCCTGTCATCCAGAGTCCTCCTGGGATCTGCTGGGTTTGACCTTGTGTCCCCCGTGGTGGGCTTGTGA
- the LOC103014160 gene encoding interferon alpha-inducible protein 27-like protein 2 isoform X2, giving the protein MKAISLAACIPLGCTSGGWNCYKHPASGLPRTQTSSRPTDTVCREPGQSGRGSLWRYLGRTSLAKAAAAVVGGALAVVAVPTVLGAMGFTGAGIAASSLAAKMMSSAAIANGGGVAAGSLVATLQSVGSAGLSLSSRVLLGSAGFDLVSPVVGL; this is encoded by the exons ATGAAAGCTATCTCTctggctgcctgcattcctttgGGCTGTACTTCAGGTGGGTggaactgctataaacatcctgCCTCAGGCCTTCCCAGAACACAGACAAGCTCAAGACCCACAG ATACTGTCTGCAGGGAGCCTGGTCAAAGTGGGCGGGGCAGCCTCTGGAGGTATCTTGGCAGGACTTCCTTGG CCAAGGCTGCTGCAGCTGTGGTGGGAGGAG CCCTGGCCGTGGTGGCTGTGCCCACGGTGCTGGGCGCCATGGGCTTCACCGGGGCAGGAATCGCCGCCTCCTCCTTAGCGGCTAAGATGATGTCATCGGCCGCCATCGCCAATGGGGGCGGAGTTGCCGCCGGCAGCCTCGTGGCCACTCTCCAGTCCGTGG GATCAGCTGGACTCTCCCTGTCATCCAGAGTCCTCCTGGGATCTGCTGGGTTTGACCTTGTGTCCCCCGTGGTGGGCTTGTGA